From the genome of Rathayibacter sp. VKM Ac-2759, one region includes:
- a CDS encoding alpha-1,4-glucan--maltose-1-phosphate maltosyltransferase yields the protein MIDPQPRLEDDRWPAKAFVGEVVPFAATAFREGHDLIGVDLLLTSPEGAESEHRMSLLATGTDRYGRLVLLDAEGDWTYRIRAFADDWATWLHTAEVKIPAGLDLDVTFALGAGLLRSAAEDEERPGAERTLLTEAASHVADASLLPEERLAAATDAAVHGALDARPVMSLASVSAPRTVHVERTRAGVGAWYEFFPRSEGAVQNEDGSVTSGSFRTAALRVPAVAEMGFDVLYLPPIHPIGRTFRKGPNNTLNASETDPGSPWAIGSSDGGHDAIHPDLGTVDDFRAFHAAVTGAGLELALDFALQASPDHPWVTSHPEWFTTLPDGTIAYAENPPKKYQDIYPINFDNDPAGIRQESLRILEYWISLGVSIFRVDNPHTKPLDFWEWVIHEVNAKHPEVVFLAEAFTRPAIMRALGKVGFQQSYSYFTWRNTKEELTEFFTSISQETADYMRPNLFVNTPDILTEYLQYGGPSAYKVRAALAATASPLWGVYSGFELIENVARPGAEENIDNEKFQYKVRDWAAAEAAGRSIAPYITRLNEIRRAHPALGQLRNLLVHGSDDDAILVYSKHLDRAFTGTGSADTILVVANTDPHSARETTVHLDLPALGLDWGASFEVEDLITGAVWTWGSDNYVRLDSFVEPVHILSVKADER from the coding sequence ATCATCGACCCGCAGCCGCGACTCGAGGACGACCGCTGGCCGGCCAAGGCCTTCGTCGGCGAGGTCGTCCCGTTCGCCGCCACGGCGTTCCGCGAGGGCCACGACCTCATCGGCGTCGACCTCCTCCTCACCTCGCCCGAGGGCGCCGAGTCGGAGCACCGGATGTCGCTGCTCGCGACCGGCACCGACCGCTACGGCCGGCTCGTGCTCCTCGACGCCGAGGGCGACTGGACGTACCGCATCCGCGCCTTCGCCGACGACTGGGCGACCTGGCTGCACACTGCCGAGGTCAAGATCCCCGCCGGCCTCGACCTCGACGTGACCTTCGCGCTCGGCGCGGGGCTCCTCCGCAGCGCCGCGGAGGACGAGGAGCGGCCTGGTGCCGAGCGCACGCTGCTCACCGAGGCCGCCTCCCACGTCGCCGACGCCTCCCTCCTGCCCGAGGAGCGCCTCGCTGCGGCCACCGACGCCGCCGTGCACGGAGCACTCGACGCACGTCCCGTGATGAGCCTCGCGAGCGTCTCCGCGCCGCGCACCGTCCACGTGGAGCGCACGCGCGCCGGGGTCGGCGCCTGGTACGAGTTCTTCCCTCGCTCCGAGGGCGCCGTCCAGAACGAGGACGGCTCCGTCACCAGCGGCTCCTTCCGCACCGCCGCCCTGCGCGTCCCCGCGGTCGCCGAGATGGGCTTCGACGTCCTCTACCTGCCGCCGATCCACCCGATCGGCCGCACGTTCCGCAAGGGTCCGAACAACACGCTGAACGCCTCCGAGACCGACCCCGGCTCGCCGTGGGCGATCGGCTCGAGCGACGGCGGCCACGACGCCATCCACCCGGACCTCGGCACGGTGGACGACTTCCGCGCCTTCCACGCGGCGGTCACCGGAGCGGGCCTCGAGCTGGCGCTCGACTTCGCCCTGCAGGCCTCGCCCGACCACCCGTGGGTGACCAGCCACCCGGAGTGGTTCACGACCCTCCCCGACGGCACGATCGCCTACGCCGAGAACCCGCCGAAGAAGTACCAGGACATCTATCCGATCAACTTCGACAACGACCCGGCCGGCATCCGGCAGGAGTCGCTGCGGATCCTCGAGTACTGGATCTCGCTCGGCGTGTCGATCTTCCGGGTCGACAACCCGCACACCAAGCCGCTCGACTTCTGGGAGTGGGTCATCCACGAGGTGAACGCGAAGCACCCCGAGGTCGTGTTCCTCGCGGAGGCGTTCACCCGCCCCGCGATCATGCGTGCGCTCGGCAAGGTGGGCTTCCAGCAGTCGTACTCGTACTTCACCTGGCGCAACACCAAGGAGGAGCTCACCGAGTTCTTCACGAGCATCTCGCAGGAGACGGCCGACTACATGCGGCCGAACCTCTTCGTGAACACGCCCGACATCCTCACCGAGTACCTCCAGTACGGCGGCCCCTCCGCCTACAAGGTGCGCGCCGCGCTCGCCGCGACGGCCTCGCCGCTCTGGGGCGTCTACTCCGGCTTCGAGCTGATCGAGAACGTCGCGCGCCCCGGCGCCGAGGAGAACATCGACAACGAGAAGTTCCAGTACAAGGTGCGCGACTGGGCCGCGGCGGAGGCCGCGGGCCGCTCCATCGCCCCGTACATCACCCGCCTCAACGAGATCCGCCGAGCGCACCCCGCGCTCGGCCAGCTGCGCAACCTGCTGGTGCACGGCAGCGACGACGACGCGATCCTCGTCTACTCGAAGCACCTCGACCGCGCCTTCACCGGCACGGGGTCGGCCGACACGATCCTCGTGGTCGCGAACACCGACCCGCACTCGGCGCGCGAGACGACGGTGCACCTCGACCTCCCGGCGCTCGGGCTCGACTGGGGCGCGAGCTTCGAGGTCGAGGACCTGATCACCGGCGCGGTCTGGACCTGGGGCAGCGACAACTACGTGCGACTCGACTCCTTCGTCGAGCCCGTGCACATCCTGAGCGTGAAGGCGGACGAACGATGA
- the glgB gene encoding 1,4-alpha-glucan branching protein GlgB produces the protein MSDTVPENDGTSAAEAAGLTPRVETVVTTGTSAATTTVATPRHAADPAPVSPETDEPAAEAAPVPVETDEVAPAQDGDDSPAPAASAAPAAESGPVEGSAAIALPEIPEWILQQVATGSNALPHDVLGQHVVSAAGIADEVTVVRTRRPLADRVVAVLSTGARVELTHLHSGIWQGFHILGPQAYTIEASYGDDASWTAEDPYRFSKTVGDFDLYLIGEGRHERLWEALGARHREHEGVWGTSFSVWAPHAQAVRVVGDFNEWSGEGHSLRNLGVTGVWEIFVPGLEPGASYKFDLLSRDGRWVRKADPMARATEVPPATASRIPVSHHHWNDSAWMQQRAAVDPHTQPMSVYEMHLGSWKPGLGYRDVADPLIEYITALGFTHVEFMPLAEHPFGGSWGYQVTGYFAASSRFGTADDLKYLIDRLHQAGIGVIVDWVPGHFPKDDFALARFDGEPLYEHPDWRRGEQMDWGTYVFDFGHTQVRNFLVANALFWLEEFHVDGLRVDAVASMLYLDYSRKEGEWLPNEHGGREHLEAISFLQEVNATAYKLYPGIMMIAEESTSWPGVTQPTVSGGLGFGLKWNMGWMHDSLDYMANDPLWRQYHLGELTFSFVYAFSENFVLPISHDEVVHGKGSLINKMPGDHWQQLANVRAYLAFMWAHPGKQLLFMGQEFGQYSEWSEERGLDWWILDQPSHKGLWSLVGELNRVYRESTSLWELDNEQAGFEWIDGGSAAPNVISFLRRDREGRSVAIIANFSGSPVHGYRVGLPQAGRWEELVNTDAEIYGGSGVGNFGAVEAREEPWAGRPASAELILPPLGVLYLRPTD, from the coding sequence ATGAGCGACACGGTTCCCGAGAACGACGGAACGAGCGCCGCCGAGGCCGCGGGGCTGACCCCGCGCGTCGAGACGGTCGTCACCACCGGCACGAGCGCCGCGACGACCACCGTGGCGACCCCGCGGCACGCGGCGGACCCCGCTCCGGTCTCCCCTGAGACGGACGAGCCCGCGGCCGAGGCCGCTCCGGTCCCCGTCGAGACGGACGAGGTCGCTCCGGCACAGGACGGCGACGACTCCCCGGCGCCCGCCGCCTCCGCGGCCCCGGCCGCCGAGTCCGGCCCGGTCGAGGGGTCCGCGGCCATCGCGCTCCCCGAGATCCCGGAGTGGATCCTGCAGCAGGTCGCGACCGGCAGCAACGCGCTCCCCCACGACGTCCTCGGCCAGCACGTCGTCTCGGCCGCCGGCATCGCCGACGAGGTGACCGTGGTGCGCACCCGCCGCCCGCTCGCCGACCGCGTCGTCGCCGTGCTGTCCACCGGAGCCCGGGTCGAGCTGACCCACCTGCACAGCGGGATCTGGCAGGGCTTCCACATCCTCGGACCGCAGGCGTACACGATCGAGGCGAGCTACGGCGACGACGCCTCGTGGACGGCGGAGGACCCCTACCGGTTCTCGAAGACCGTCGGCGACTTCGACCTCTACCTGATCGGCGAGGGCCGCCACGAACGGCTCTGGGAGGCGCTCGGCGCTCGGCACCGCGAGCACGAGGGCGTCTGGGGCACCTCCTTCTCGGTCTGGGCGCCGCACGCGCAGGCCGTCCGCGTCGTCGGCGACTTCAACGAGTGGAGCGGCGAGGGGCACTCGCTCCGCAACCTCGGCGTCACCGGCGTGTGGGAGATCTTCGTGCCCGGCCTCGAGCCCGGCGCGTCCTACAAGTTCGACCTGCTCTCGCGCGACGGCCGCTGGGTCCGCAAGGCCGACCCGATGGCGCGCGCCACCGAGGTCCCTCCCGCCACGGCCTCGCGCATCCCGGTGTCGCACCACCACTGGAACGACTCCGCCTGGATGCAGCAGCGCGCCGCCGTCGACCCGCACACGCAGCCGATGAGCGTCTACGAGATGCACCTCGGCTCGTGGAAGCCGGGGCTCGGCTACCGCGACGTCGCCGATCCGCTGATCGAGTACATCACCGCCCTCGGCTTCACCCACGTCGAGTTCATGCCGCTCGCCGAGCACCCCTTCGGAGGCTCGTGGGGCTACCAGGTGACCGGCTACTTCGCCGCGTCGAGCCGCTTCGGCACCGCCGACGACCTCAAGTACCTGATCGACCGCCTGCACCAGGCGGGCATCGGCGTGATCGTCGACTGGGTCCCCGGCCACTTCCCCAAGGACGACTTCGCGCTCGCCCGCTTCGACGGCGAGCCGCTGTACGAGCACCCCGACTGGCGCCGCGGCGAGCAGATGGACTGGGGTACCTACGTCTTCGACTTCGGTCACACGCAGGTGCGCAACTTCCTGGTCGCGAACGCGCTGTTCTGGCTCGAGGAGTTCCACGTGGACGGCCTCCGGGTCGACGCCGTCGCCTCGATGCTCTACCTCGACTACTCCCGCAAGGAGGGCGAGTGGCTGCCGAACGAGCACGGCGGGCGCGAGCACCTCGAGGCGATCAGCTTCCTCCAGGAGGTGAACGCCACGGCCTACAAGCTCTACCCCGGCATCATGATGATCGCCGAGGAGTCGACGAGCTGGCCGGGCGTCACGCAGCCCACCGTCTCGGGCGGGCTCGGCTTCGGGCTCAAGTGGAACATGGGCTGGATGCACGACTCGCTCGACTACATGGCGAACGATCCGCTCTGGCGCCAGTACCACCTGGGCGAGCTGACCTTCTCGTTCGTCTACGCGTTCAGCGAGAACTTCGTCCTGCCCATCAGCCACGACGAGGTCGTGCACGGCAAGGGCTCGCTGATCAACAAGATGCCCGGCGACCACTGGCAGCAGCTCGCGAACGTGCGCGCCTACCTGGCGTTCATGTGGGCGCACCCCGGAAAGCAGCTGCTCTTCATGGGGCAGGAGTTCGGGCAGTACTCCGAGTGGAGCGAGGAGCGCGGACTCGACTGGTGGATCCTCGACCAGCCGAGCCACAAGGGTCTGTGGAGCCTCGTCGGCGAGCTGAACCGCGTCTACCGCGAGTCGACCTCGCTGTGGGAGCTCGACAACGAGCAGGCCGGCTTCGAGTGGATCGACGGCGGGTCCGCGGCGCCGAACGTGATCTCGTTCCTCCGCCGCGACCGCGAGGGCCGCTCCGTGGCGATCATCGCGAACTTCTCGGGGTCGCCGGTCCACGGCTACCGGGTCGGTCTGCCTCAGGCGGGCCGCTGGGAGGAGCTCGTCAACACCGACGCCGAGATCTACGGCGGCTCCGGTGTCGGCAACTTCGG